A stretch of the Balneola vulgaris DSM 17893 genome encodes the following:
- a CDS encoding alpha/beta hydrolase family protein, with translation MEYNNLSISSGSIAGVDDQVIKYDLYAPISGNTRGFPVILFAHGFKGFKDWGAFPDACEDLARYGFGVVGFNFSHNGIGNKRTEFDQLDVFAESTLTKDLQEIGLIIDAIQDGRISNPQAELNTDDIGIVGHSRGGHTAIAAAAEYESIKCLVTWAAVADYTERTTEAQRKDWEKNGFTEFKNSRTGQMMKLNKAFIDDLDANKDTLVAITRVSDLVIPALFIHGRDDESVPYTDSEKLYIECGSKDKELRLIANAGHTFCVSHPFEEEHFPPQFEELVEFTGGWFRQFLR, from the coding sequence GTGGAATATAATAACCTATCCATATCCTCAGGCAGTATTGCAGGTGTTGATGACCAAGTCATCAAGTACGACTTGTATGCGCCTATTAGTGGCAACACTAGGGGATTTCCGGTTATTCTATTTGCACACGGGTTTAAAGGATTTAAAGATTGGGGCGCTTTCCCCGATGCTTGTGAAGATCTAGCACGTTATGGTTTTGGTGTAGTGGGATTTAATTTCTCACATAACGGAATTGGGAATAAGAGAACCGAATTCGATCAACTTGACGTGTTTGCAGAATCAACCTTAACAAAAGATCTGCAAGAGATAGGGTTAATAATAGACGCCATACAGGATGGGCGTATTTCAAATCCACAAGCAGAATTAAATACCGATGATATTGGTATTGTAGGGCATTCAAGAGGCGGGCACACAGCAATAGCTGCTGCAGCAGAATATGAGTCGATCAAATGTTTGGTGACTTGGGCTGCCGTTGCTGATTATACAGAGCGAACAACAGAAGCCCAACGAAAAGACTGGGAAAAGAACGGGTTCACTGAATTCAAAAATAGCCGAACAGGTCAGATGATGAAGCTTAATAAAGCTTTTATTGATGATCTTGATGCTAATAAAGACACTTTAGTTGCTATAACTAGAGTAAGTGATTTAGTGATACCTGCATTATTTATTCATGGAAGAGATGATGAATCGGTGCCTTATACCGATTCAGAAAAATTATATATAGAATGTGGTTCTAAGGACAAAGAGCTACGATTAATTGCAAATGCAGGACATACGTTCTGTGTTTCCCACCCTTTTGAGGAAGAGCATTTTCCTCCACAATTCGAAGAATTAGTAGAGTTTACTGGCGGCTGGTTCCGGCAGTTTCTTCGGTGA
- a CDS encoding pseudouridine synthase, protein MKKRRGPAKNKKKTPKKGPKSPNAVDQNYSQKEEIRLNKFIAHSGLCSRREADRFIAEGKVKVNGKRATELGMSVRRMDKVEVDGQHIALEPFVYLLLNKPKNTITTTDDDKGRNTVLNEVENATGARVYPVGRLDRNTTGLLILTNDGDLAHRLMHPSFKVKKTYEVESERMLSDEELSQLAKGVELEDGVAKGHQIKRFVDMPKSFQIAVFEGRNRLIRRMVEHFGTSVSKLKRVEYAGLNLKGVKMGRWRYLKQREINDLRRLVKLDTLDFNKK, encoded by the coding sequence ATGAAGAAAAGAAGAGGCCCAGCTAAAAATAAAAAGAAGACTCCCAAAAAAGGGCCAAAGTCTCCTAATGCTGTGGATCAAAACTACTCTCAAAAAGAAGAGATACGTTTAAATAAATTTATTGCTCATTCAGGCTTATGTAGCCGTAGAGAAGCAGATCGTTTTATTGCAGAAGGTAAAGTTAAAGTAAATGGAAAACGTGCTACCGAGTTAGGTATGTCGGTAAGGCGTATGGATAAGGTGGAAGTGGATGGCCAGCATATCGCTTTAGAGCCTTTTGTTTACTTGTTATTGAACAAGCCTAAAAACACTATTACCACCACCGATGATGACAAAGGAAGAAATACTGTTCTCAATGAAGTAGAAAATGCTACGGGTGCACGTGTGTATCCCGTGGGTAGATTAGACCGCAATACTACCGGTTTACTTATTTTAACGAATGATGGAGACCTTGCTCATCGCTTGATGCACCCTAGCTTCAAAGTGAAAAAAACCTACGAGGTGGAGTCTGAGCGCATGTTAAGTGATGAAGAGCTTTCGCAACTTGCCAAAGGAGTTGAGCTAGAAGACGGCGTTGCGAAGGGACATCAGATCAAAAGATTTGTAGATATGCCAAAGTCTTTTCAAATTGCAGTGTTTGAAGGGCGAAATCGATTGATTCGAAGAATGGTTGAGCATTTTGGAACGAGCGTTTCAAAGTTAAAACGAGTTGAATACGCAGGCTTGAACCTAAAAGGTGTAAAGATGGGCCGCTGGCGTTACCTCAAGCAAAGAGAAATTAATGATTTAAGAAGGCTAGTGAAGCTTGATACACTAGATTTCAATAAAAAATAA
- the scpB gene encoding SMC-Scp complex subunit ScpB, whose product MSERLNDYQFVDGTRLSSVIEALIFASDEPMSAAKIRDIIVENEEQIEISEETVSDFVDKLNDRYDENGLSFRIERVANGFTHVTQKKFHYWLSVFQHENAYRKLSQSAIESLAIVAYKQPITKPEVDQIRGVDSGYIIRQLMEKALIEVSGRSDSPGKPLLYKTTKHFLRHFGINSVDELPKPREIEEILKDDDMAEHRQLLLEQSMIMKEDDDEDTSGDTEADITAENDIKKDASSEEE is encoded by the coding sequence ATGAGTGAACGATTAAATGATTATCAATTTGTTGATGGGACAAGGCTTTCGTCTGTTATAGAAGCATTGATTTTTGCGAGTGATGAGCCGATGTCGGCGGCTAAAATCCGTGATATCATTGTTGAAAATGAAGAACAGATTGAGATTTCAGAAGAAACGGTTTCTGATTTTGTAGATAAGCTAAACGATCGCTACGACGAAAATGGATTGAGTTTTAGGATTGAACGCGTAGCGAATGGTTTCACACATGTAACCCAGAAGAAATTTCATTATTGGCTCAGTGTTTTCCAGCACGAGAATGCGTATCGAAAGTTATCTCAATCAGCCATTGAGAGTTTAGCCATTGTAGCTTACAAGCAACCGATCACAAAACCAGAGGTAGATCAGATCCGTGGTGTTGATTCAGGATACATAATCAGGCAGCTGATGGAAAAAGCTCTAATTGAAGTATCTGGCCGTTCTGATAGTCCCGGAAAACCCTTACTTTACAAGACAACAAAACATTTTCTGAGACATTTCGGGATAAACAGTGTAGATGAACTTCCTAAGCCTCGTGAAATTGAGGAAATCCTGAAAGATGATGACATGGCCGAGCACAGACAATTGCTTCTAGAGCAGTCCATGATCATGAAAGAAGACGACGATGAGGACACATCGGGCGATACTGAAGCTGATATAACAGCAGAAAATGATATCAAAAAAGACGCTAGTAGCGAAGAAGAATAA
- a CDS encoding succinylglutamate desuccinylase/aspartoacylase domain-containing protein, with translation MATQVQRIIGRIDGQLKGPVIVALAGIHGNEPTGVSAIEHVLEVLKGKVENFRGAFIGLRGNIPALEKGVRYIDEDMNRIWFTSILDKVRRTPISELKTEERRQTKEVLAILDPLIEEQKQKQSPLIFADLHTFSSANGLFVISSNAPQSVNLLDKLQVPLIFGIEKALHGTALKYVQNTGNIGFAFEAGTHFSESAEYNATAGLYSLMIASGCLMKEDIPDYDHYVGFLTDQTNVLPAKVEFIYKHIIEDDDEFKMIPGFQNFDPVKKGDLLAIDRHGEIKAQHDGYLLMPLYQQQGNDGFFIVKDIE, from the coding sequence TTGGCTACGCAAGTACAAAGAATTATTGGTAGAATTGATGGGCAATTGAAAGGCCCTGTAATTGTAGCTCTGGCTGGGATTCATGGGAATGAGCCTACAGGAGTGTCGGCTATAGAGCATGTTCTAGAAGTTTTAAAAGGAAAAGTTGAAAACTTCAGAGGTGCTTTTATTGGCCTTCGTGGAAATATACCGGCTCTAGAAAAGGGGGTTAGGTATATAGATGAAGACATGAACCGAATCTGGTTTACATCCATCTTAGATAAGGTAAGAAGAACACCCATTTCAGAATTAAAAACAGAAGAACGCCGACAGACTAAAGAAGTACTTGCAATACTAGACCCTTTAATTGAGGAGCAAAAACAAAAACAGTCGCCTTTAATTTTTGCGGATCTACATACATTTTCATCTGCAAACGGTCTGTTCGTGATAAGTTCCAATGCTCCACAAAGCGTGAATCTACTAGATAAGCTTCAGGTTCCACTCATCTTTGGAATCGAGAAAGCTCTTCATGGAACTGCCCTTAAATATGTACAGAATACCGGCAATATTGGCTTCGCATTTGAAGCCGGTACACATTTCTCAGAAAGTGCAGAATATAATGCTACTGCAGGCTTATATTCATTGATGATTGCTTCAGGGTGTTTGATGAAAGAAGATATTCCCGACTATGATCATTATGTTGGTTTCCTAACAGATCAGACGAACGTGTTGCCGGCTAAAGTTGAATTTATTTATAAGCACATCATTGAAGATGATGATGAGTTTAAGATGATTCCAGGATTTCAAAATTTTGATCCCGTAAAAAAAGGGGATCTATTAGCTATTGATAGGCATGGGGAAATCAAAGCCCAGCATGATGGTTATTTATTAATGCCCCTTTATCAACAACAGGGGAACGATGGATTTTTTATTGTAAAAGATATTGAGTGA
- a CDS encoding CBS domain-containing protein, which yields MGEERVTLAKSNDEVQAFMKHVLKDVRALRKMLEDDWFETDIIRIGAEQELCLIDRSGKAMTNAMEVMEALGEGNYTNELAKFNLEVNLEPLEFTGNCLSQLEENLQREVEYVRKTVQKLGGDILLTGILPSIRKSDVAIENLTPLPRYKALCDAIDNMRGKEFELRIQGMDELLMKFDTPLLEGCNTGYQTHLQIKPEEFVTKYNVAQAITAPVLASAVNSPLLLGKRLWAETRIALFHQSVDTRSVGDHLRESTPRVTFGTDWLRGSILDIYKEDISRYRVLLSSNVREEVEELMKQGVPPELMALKVHNGTVYRWNRPCYGVGNGKPHLRIENRVLPSGPTVVDEVANTAFWLGLMNGFEDAYPDITEVLDFDNARMNFFAASKMGLDTKFVWVNDQKITARDLIKEELLPIAKDGLKKAGINESDIDTYLSVIDDRVESAQTGAYWVVKSFGKLIKEHNKEHTLATITASMVKNQQKGEPVHKWGLAKVEDLDYWLPSKLLVEEFMTTDLFTARKDDLIEFAANLLDWRRIRYIPIEDDQKHLVGLVSMRMVLREYSKALHEDGDYVSHAIEDIMIDNPITIHPEASIMEAMAIMQEQKIGCLPVVKNSRLVGIITEDNFLKISRRLLKSIDNGNSKK from the coding sequence ATGGGTGAAGAAAGAGTTACGCTTGCCAAGAGCAACGACGAAGTTCAAGCTTTTATGAAGCACGTTCTAAAGGATGTTCGTGCACTTCGAAAAATGTTAGAAGATGATTGGTTCGAAACGGACATCATTCGTATTGGTGCCGAACAGGAGCTATGCCTGATAGATCGGAGTGGTAAAGCCATGACGAATGCCATGGAAGTTATGGAGGCTTTAGGAGAAGGGAATTATACCAATGAACTAGCGAAATTTAATCTTGAAGTCAATTTAGAACCGCTTGAATTCACTGGGAATTGTTTATCTCAGCTTGAAGAAAATCTGCAAAGAGAAGTAGAATATGTACGAAAGACCGTACAGAAATTAGGAGGAGATATCCTGCTTACAGGAATCTTGCCATCCATTCGAAAAAGTGATGTAGCCATAGAAAATTTGACTCCCCTTCCACGCTACAAAGCACTCTGTGATGCCATTGATAACATGAGAGGGAAGGAGTTTGAGCTACGCATCCAAGGAATGGATGAGTTGTTAATGAAATTTGATACTCCATTACTGGAAGGGTGCAATACGGGCTATCAAACCCATTTACAGATAAAACCAGAAGAATTTGTTACTAAGTATAATGTAGCTCAAGCTATTACGGCTCCAGTATTAGCCAGTGCTGTAAACTCGCCACTTTTGTTAGGTAAGCGATTATGGGCTGAAACTAGAATCGCGCTCTTTCATCAATCAGTTGATACGCGATCAGTAGGAGATCATCTTAGAGAAAGTACTCCTAGGGTTACATTTGGAACCGACTGGTTGCGTGGGAGCATTTTAGATATTTATAAAGAAGATATATCGCGCTACCGAGTGCTGCTAAGTTCAAACGTTCGAGAAGAAGTTGAAGAATTGATGAAGCAAGGGGTGCCACCTGAGCTCATGGCTCTTAAAGTGCACAATGGTACGGTTTATCGGTGGAATAGACCTTGTTATGGTGTAGGGAATGGGAAACCACATCTCAGAATTGAAAACCGTGTGTTACCTTCAGGCCCAACGGTAGTGGATGAGGTAGCCAATACTGCTTTTTGGCTTGGGTTAATGAACGGGTTTGAAGATGCTTACCCTGATATCACAGAAGTACTTGATTTCGATAATGCTCGAATGAATTTCTTTGCGGCTTCAAAGATGGGCTTAGACACGAAGTTTGTTTGGGTGAATGATCAAAAAATTACAGCTCGAGATCTCATCAAGGAAGAGCTGTTACCTATTGCCAAGGATGGACTAAAAAAAGCGGGAATCAACGAATCTGACATAGATACCTATTTAAGTGTTATTGATGATCGAGTTGAAAGTGCACAAACCGGAGCCTATTGGGTGGTTAAGTCGTTTGGTAAGTTGATCAAAGAGCATAACAAAGAACATACTTTAGCGACCATTACCGCTTCCATGGTAAAGAATCAGCAAAAAGGAGAGCCCGTTCATAAATGGGGTTTGGCTAAAGTTGAGGACCTAGATTATTGGTTGCCTTCGAAGTTGTTGGTGGAAGAGTTCATGACCACAGATCTATTTACAGCACGCAAAGATGATTTAATAGAGTTTGCTGCAAATTTGTTGGATTGGAGACGCATCCGGTATATCCCTATTGAAGATGATCAAAAGCATTTGGTAGGGCTAGTATCGATGAGGATGGTTTTACGAGAATACTCGAAAGCACTTCATGAAGATGGAGATTATGTGAGTCACGCCATAGAGGATATCATGATTGATAATCCCATTACCATTCATCCAGAAGCATCTATAATGGAAGCGATGGCCATAATGCAGGAGCAGAAGATTGGTTGCCTACCGGTGGTGAAGAATAGTCGATTAGTTGGTATTATTACAGAGGATAATTTCTTAAAAATTAGTCGGCGCCTGTTGAAGTCGATTGATAATGGGAATTCTAAAAAGTAA
- the priA gene encoding replication restart helicase PriA, whose translation MSQFAEIAFPTAVRKTFTYRVPKEQVSKIMLGVRVWVPLRQQYAIGVVVRLHDDTPSFKTKNIREVLDDEPILSADLLSLTEWIHHFYFCSWGEVIQAALPAGLNFVSRKKLRLSPQHAPTLLEDEQQVMNAVSGDKALHFEEAEKRWKGTALNKVFKSLLKRGEIEVWEEPDLAVTVKTERAWQWNENASKEVAKAQLSDAKRVLKWHEALQVFLSNEGAIPNSKLDAYGISTYAINKLKDEGWIEATEVEVPSSLDRLTYAPDELKELNSAQEDAFKSIEDSIQKGQFQNFLLKGITGSGKTEVYIHALKKALEMGKGGIVLVPEIALTPQTVSRFYRIFGEKIAVRHSRMTPRERLESWKKLQSGAKKIAIGPRSAIFSPVQNLGIIILDEEHDASYKQIDPSPRYHAREVAIMRASRSKAIVLLGSATPSMQALNMVAKDKATLLELTSRHEGAVLPDVEILDLKQYKHAMRGEFAVPLFQAIEQAIEKKEQVIILYNRRGFANYLQCETCGHIPQSPECSVSLTYHKNRNQLICHYSGYSRKADVKCEHCGSNQLTVQGAGTQKIEEELEGLYPQANILRFDRDTTSRKGAHERILNRFANGEADILVGTQLVAKGLDFPNVTVVGVIDADTELAFPSFQSGERMFQLLSQVAGRSGRGEKNGKVYIQTRRPENEALKFAQTHDFNGFAQSELSYREALNYPPYSRLIKFVLKGKDEGRVQQAANILTQVISKLTPDLETLGPSPAPIAWMNKQYIWEVMVKLSPEKGEKYIAAFLEKVMEVYDQHSASSSSAVRINVNVDAIR comes from the coding sequence TTGTCTCAATTTGCTGAAATAGCTTTTCCTACCGCCGTTCGGAAAACATTTACTTATCGTGTGCCCAAAGAACAGGTTAGCAAAATTATGCTTGGTGTACGGGTATGGGTGCCTCTTCGGCAACAATATGCAATTGGTGTAGTAGTAAGGTTGCATGATGATACTCCGAGTTTTAAAACTAAAAACATTCGAGAGGTCTTAGATGACGAGCCCATTCTCTCTGCAGATTTACTCTCACTCACAGAATGGATACACCATTTCTACTTTTGTAGTTGGGGAGAGGTAATTCAAGCAGCATTACCAGCTGGCCTCAATTTTGTTTCTAGGAAGAAACTTCGTCTTTCACCTCAGCATGCCCCTACTTTGCTGGAAGATGAGCAACAAGTAATGAACGCCGTTTCGGGGGATAAAGCATTACATTTTGAAGAGGCTGAAAAGAGATGGAAAGGAACAGCGCTAAATAAGGTATTTAAGAGCTTACTTAAGCGGGGTGAAATTGAAGTGTGGGAAGAACCTGACTTGGCAGTTACGGTTAAAACAGAAAGAGCCTGGCAATGGAATGAGAATGCAAGTAAAGAAGTAGCCAAAGCTCAACTTAGCGATGCAAAGAGAGTATTAAAATGGCACGAAGCATTACAGGTTTTTTTATCGAATGAAGGTGCTATACCAAATTCAAAACTAGATGCTTATGGTATCTCCACTTACGCCATAAATAAATTGAAGGATGAAGGCTGGATTGAGGCCACGGAAGTTGAAGTGCCTTCTTCACTCGATCGTTTAACTTATGCTCCTGATGAGTTAAAAGAACTAAATTCAGCTCAAGAAGATGCTTTTAAGTCGATAGAGGATTCTATTCAAAAAGGGCAATTTCAAAACTTCTTATTAAAGGGAATTACGGGCAGTGGCAAAACGGAAGTGTATATCCATGCGCTAAAGAAAGCATTAGAGATGGGAAAAGGCGGAATCGTACTTGTACCTGAAATTGCTTTAACACCTCAAACGGTATCTCGATTTTATAGAATTTTTGGTGAGAAAATAGCCGTACGCCATAGTAGAATGACTCCACGAGAAAGGCTTGAGTCTTGGAAAAAATTACAAAGTGGTGCAAAGAAAATTGCAATCGGACCTCGGTCAGCGATTTTTTCTCCAGTTCAAAATTTAGGCATCATCATTTTGGATGAAGAGCATGATGCTTCATATAAACAAATAGACCCCTCACCAAGATATCACGCACGTGAAGTGGCTATTATGAGGGCTAGTAGGTCCAAGGCAATTGTTTTACTCGGTTCTGCAACACCAAGTATGCAAGCATTGAATATGGTGGCCAAAGATAAGGCTACCTTGCTTGAACTCACGAGTAGACATGAGGGGGCGGTTCTGCCTGATGTAGAGATTTTAGATTTGAAGCAGTACAAACATGCCATGAGAGGCGAATTTGCGGTGCCATTGTTTCAGGCAATAGAACAAGCGATCGAGAAAAAAGAGCAAGTTATTATCTTATATAATCGCCGAGGATTTGCGAATTATTTACAATGTGAAACTTGTGGGCATATTCCCCAAAGTCCAGAGTGCTCGGTAAGCTTAACCTATCATAAAAACCGAAACCAATTGATTTGTCACTATTCCGGTTATTCCCGAAAAGCTGACGTGAAATGTGAACATTGTGGTTCCAATCAATTAACCGTACAAGGTGCGGGAACTCAAAAAATAGAGGAAGAGCTAGAAGGCCTTTACCCTCAAGCCAATATACTAAGGTTTGATCGCGACACCACTTCTAGGAAAGGCGCACATGAGCGAATATTGAATAGGTTTGCAAATGGTGAAGCAGATATTTTAGTAGGAACCCAATTGGTAGCCAAAGGTTTAGACTTTCCAAATGTTACGGTTGTAGGAGTGATTGATGCTGATACGGAATTAGCATTCCCATCCTTTCAATCGGGTGAACGAATGTTTCAACTGTTAAGTCAGGTTGCAGGTCGATCAGGGAGAGGCGAGAAAAATGGGAAAGTATATATTCAAACTCGTAGGCCTGAAAATGAAGCCTTAAAGTTTGCACAAACGCATGACTTCAACGGATTCGCTCAATCAGAATTATCATATCGTGAAGCTCTGAATTATCCTCCGTATTCGAGACTCATCAAATTTGTGCTTAAGGGAAAAGATGAAGGTAGAGTACAGCAAGCTGCGAATATTTTAACTCAAGTAATATCCAAGCTCACCCCAGATTTGGAAACTTTAGGCCCCTCTCCAGCCCCCATTGCCTGGATGAATAAACAGTATATTTGGGAAGTAATGGTGAAACTATCCCCTGAAAAAGGAGAGAAATATATAGCTGCGTTTCTAGAGAAAGTGATGGAAGTTTATGATCAACATAGTGCAAGTAGCAGTAGCGCAGTTCGTATAAACGTTAATGTTGACGCAATACGTTAA
- a CDS encoding YifB family Mg chelatase-like AAA ATPase, translated as MLARVYCASTVGVDARIIDVETHHTNGLVKFFLVGLPDRAVSESRDRVEAAIRNTGSYYPLGRITVNLAPADLPKEGNAFDLPIAVGLLRMSGQLHTTKLEDTVMMGELSLDGQIRPIKGVLPVAVEAKKKGFKYLIVPKENGPEAAVVEGIEIFPFEHLNQVKDWLENRGSMDPLEVNVDSYFSRNGHSKLLDFSDVRGQENVKRGLEIAAAGGHNVVMVGPPGSGKTMMARRIPTILPSLTLEEALETTKIHSVSGILEGGNALVTARPFRAPHHTVSDVALVGGGSIPMPGEISMAHNGVLFLDELPEFKRSALEVMRQPLEDGFVAISRARMSVTYPSRVMLVASMNPSPSGDWYDPQDMNGATSLAMQRYLSKISGPLLDRIDLHIEVNKVSYEELSGKAKGESSTQIRERVVEARQIQSNRFLGIKGVYCNAQMNTRMVRKVCELDSPSSEILKKAITSLGLSARAYDRILKVGRTIADLDKKERIEASHIAEAIQYRSLDREGWLG; from the coding sequence ATGTTAGCAAGAGTATACTGTGCATCCACGGTTGGAGTTGATGCACGCATCATAGATGTTGAAACTCACCACACGAACGGGCTGGTTAAATTCTTTCTGGTGGGTTTGCCTGATAGAGCAGTGAGTGAATCGCGAGATAGAGTTGAAGCCGCTATTCGAAATACGGGTTCCTATTATCCTTTAGGGCGTATAACGGTGAATTTAGCACCGGCAGATTTACCCAAAGAAGGCAATGCTTTTGATTTACCAATTGCTGTTGGACTTTTGAGGATGTCGGGGCAATTACATACTACCAAACTCGAAGATACCGTGATGATGGGGGAATTATCACTCGACGGTCAAATTCGCCCCATTAAAGGAGTACTACCTGTTGCTGTTGAAGCCAAGAAAAAAGGATTTAAATATTTGATAGTTCCCAAAGAAAATGGGCCAGAAGCCGCAGTTGTTGAAGGCATTGAAATTTTTCCTTTTGAGCATTTAAACCAAGTAAAAGATTGGTTAGAGAATAGAGGTTCGATGGACCCTTTAGAAGTAAATGTAGATTCTTATTTCAGTAGAAATGGACATAGTAAGCTTTTAGATTTTAGTGATGTTCGGGGCCAAGAGAATGTAAAAAGAGGCTTAGAGATTGCCGCTGCTGGAGGGCATAACGTTGTGATGGTTGGTCCACCTGGATCAGGGAAAACGATGATGGCTCGGCGTATTCCTACAATTTTGCCCTCATTAACCCTAGAGGAAGCCTTAGAAACAACGAAAATTCATTCGGTTTCAGGAATTTTAGAAGGTGGTAATGCTTTGGTGACTGCACGTCCATTTAGAGCACCTCACCACACCGTTTCAGATGTTGCGTTGGTAGGAGGAGGAAGTATCCCAATGCCCGGTGAAATATCAATGGCACATAACGGAGTTTTGTTCTTAGATGAGCTCCCAGAGTTCAAAAGAAGTGCTTTGGAGGTAATGAGGCAGCCATTGGAAGATGGGTTTGTCGCCATTTCTCGGGCGCGAATGAGTGTTACTTATCCTAGTAGGGTAATGTTAGTAGCATCGATGAATCCATCCCCTTCGGGAGATTGGTATGACCCCCAAGATATGAATGGAGCTACTTCATTGGCTATGCAACGTTATTTGAGCAAGATTAGTGGACCTCTTTTAGATCGTATTGATTTGCACATTGAAGTGAATAAAGTGAGCTATGAGGAACTTTCAGGTAAAGCAAAAGGAGAGAGTTCAACACAAATAAGAGAACGGGTAGTTGAAGCGCGACAAATTCAGTCAAATAGGTTTTTAGGTATTAAGGGGGTGTATTGTAATGCTCAAATGAATACACGAATGGTGCGTAAAGTATGCGAGTTAGATTCACCAAGTTCAGAAATTCTTAAAAAAGCGATTACCTCATTGGGATTATCAGCAAGAGCGTATGATCGAATTCTCAAAGTAGGGCGTACCATTGCTGATTTGGATAAAAAGGAGCGAATAGAGGCTAGTCATATTGCAGAAGCTATACAATATAGAAGTCTTGATAGAGAAGGGTGGCTTGGTTAA
- a CDS encoding DUF4342 domain-containing protein yields MNKDEAKSKAKRIYEEVQGGVNEVISSIREMIKEGSARKLIIKNKEGEVVFQTQLAFGVGGAALVGAMAPVISAIGMFAMFINDYQILVEKEIIDEDDEYSVDADIIEITEDEDEEEETSDETKAEEPEEDKKDEKTVGKKKKK; encoded by the coding sequence ATGAACAAAGACGAAGCAAAATCTAAAGCGAAACGCATCTACGAAGAGGTGCAAGGCGGTGTGAATGAAGTGATAAGCTCTATCAGAGAGATGATCAAAGAAGGAAGTGCAAGAAAGCTTATCATAAAGAACAAAGAAGGCGAAGTAGTTTTTCAAACACAGTTGGCATTTGGTGTTGGTGGAGCCGCGCTAGTAGGTGCAATGGCTCCTGTAATTTCGGCCATCGGGATGTTCGCCATGTTTATTAACGACTATCAAATCCTAGTTGAAAAGGAAATCATAGATGAAGACGATGAATATTCGGTAGATGCTGATATCATCGAGATTACAGAAGATGAAGACGAGGAAGAAGAAACTTCTGATGAAACCAAAGCGGAAGAACCTGAAGAGGATAAAAAGGACGAAAAAACCGTAGGTAAGAAAAAGAAGAAATAG
- a CDS encoding transposase: MKFYAGHSYHIYNQGNNREKIFYERENYLYFLKKLKSKVTPHSDILAWCLMPNHYHLLVQVKTDYYDSEKSSIGKLNQAIGSIQSSYTQAINKKYQRSGSLFRQRAKDKAVDVNSRSHDDYLLNCFLYIHQNPLRAGLVERLEDWEFSSYRDFIGRRSGELCNKQLALELLNIPNNLKEFERFSYQTIPEQFN, translated from the coding sequence ATGAAGTTTTATGCAGGCCATTCCTATCATATTTATAATCAAGGGAATAACCGAGAGAAAATTTTTTATGAAAGAGAAAACTATCTGTATTTCTTAAAGAAATTAAAGAGCAAGGTTACCCCTCATTCAGATATACTTGCTTGGTGTTTAATGCCCAATCATTATCATCTATTGGTTCAGGTTAAAACCGACTATTATGATTCTGAGAAAAGTAGTATTGGAAAACTGAATCAAGCAATAGGAAGCATACAAAGTTCATATACTCAAGCAATTAATAAGAAATACCAAAGGTCTGGTTCACTGTTTAGACAAAGAGCCAAAGATAAAGCAGTAGATGTAAATAGCAGATCACATGATGATTATTTGTTAAACTGCTTCTTATATATCCATCAAAATCCTTTAAGAGCAGGATTAGTAGAAAGGTTAGAAGATTGGGAGTTTTCGTCTTATAGAGATTTTATAGGCCGACGAAGTGGGGAACTTTGCAATAAACAGCTTGCACTTGAATTGCTGAATATCCCAAATAACCTTAAAGAGTTTGAACGCTTTTCATATCAAACTATACCAGAGCAATTTAACTAG